Part of the Gemmatimonadaceae bacterium genome, GCGTCATCGCCACGCTGTGGCACACATCCGTGTCGGCGCAAGCGCCGCTGGCCGGCGGACTCCCAGGGCGATGGATCGAAGCCAATGCGCTCGCGCAGCGCGTGTCCAATGGCTACGGCAATTGGCAGGGACTCTATGTGCGCGGCGTGCGACCCTCAGCACGCGACACGTGGTACGTCGATGCGTTGGCATTGCACGCGTTCGGCGAGAATGGCCTGCAGGTTGGTGCCACCCATCGTCATGATTGGAACGGCCGCGTCTTTCAGATGCTGGGCGCGAGCGTCGGTAGCGGCGCGTCCATCATGCCCCGTGGTCGAGTCGACGGGGCGTTGGGGGTTCGATTGGGCGCGCAACGTCGGTGGCAAGCCACCGGCGGCGTTTCGTATGTGAAGTCGGTGACGGAGTTGTCCGACCTGGCCGGCATCGCGTCGCTGGCCTGGTATGCGCCGCACGCCGTGATGATTGAAGTGGGCGGACGCTACAACAGCAGTCGGCCGGGCAACATCAAGTCACATCGCCTGTCCACCACCGCCGCATGGACGCCGTCACCCAAGCGCACGTTTTCGGTGCGCGGCATTGGCGGTTCTGAGGGCTGGCAGGTGGTGCGCACCGGCACCACGCTGACCCGGTTCCAATCGCAGGAAGGGGCGCTGGCGTGGCGCGAAAAAGTGACCGACGACTGGGCGCTCAGCATCCAGGGCGATTGGTACCACAATCCTTACTACACCCGTTCCGGAGTCACCCTCGGTGTCGCGCGTTACTGGTAGGCCGTCACGCCGCATCGATGTGCTGCGCGACCGCGGATTCCGCGGCGGGCGCATTGCGCCGCATCGTTCGATGATCGGGTTGGAAGTGAGCCGCTGGTTGCTGTTCGACCTGATCGTGCTGCCATTGCTGTTCTCGGTGGCCGTGTTCGTGTTGCTCGATCCGCTGCTGGAAGGATGGCGGTGGATGCTGGATGTCGTGCGCGCACCGCTGGGATTGCCCGGCGTAGTCGCGGCGCGCGTGGTGGAGATTGGCCCGGTGTCCGTGGCTATTCCGTATTACACCGCCGAAGCCCAGTGGCCCGCCAATCTGGACCTGCGCTCGGGATGGATATTGGTGGCGGCGCTCGCCGTTCCGGGCGTACTGCTGCGCGGTCGGTTCACCCCGTTGGCGTACTTCCTGCGCGCGTTGGCGGTCATCCAGTTGACCGCGCAAATGTGGTTCAGCCTGGCCGTCCCGCCGTTCACCTACGCGCTGTCGCAATATGTCGCGGGGCTGCTGGTGTGCGGCGTGGTCATCTTGTTGCTGGCGCCGGTGCTGGTGTCGTTCACCTATTTCATCTTCGATTTCCAGCTATGGCAGAAACTGCTGCTGGTATCGATGCTGCTGGTGCACCTCGCGGTGTTCCTGCCGCTGCAAGCCATCGTGCACGCGTGGGTCCTGTATCGCGGCACACTGCTGTCCATGCCGATTCTGTTTCTGGTGTTCGGCGTG contains:
- the yaiO gene encoding YaiO family outer membrane beta-barrel protein; protein product: MPRSRRLLAAVGVIATLWHTSVSAQAPLAGGLPGRWIEANALAQRVSNGYGNWQGLYVRGVRPSARDTWYVDALALHAFGENGLQVGATHRHDWNGRVFQMLGASVGSGASIMPRGRVDGALGVRLGAQRRWQATGGVSYVKSVTELSDLAGIASLAWYAPHAVMIEVGGRYNSSRPGNIKSHRLSTTAAWTPSPKRTFSVRGIGGSEGWQVVRTGTTLTRFQSQEGALAWREKVTDDWALSIQGDWYHNPYYTRSGVTLGVARYW